Proteins encoded within one genomic window of Fragaria vesca subsp. vesca linkage group LG1, FraVesHawaii_1.0, whole genome shotgun sequence:
- the LOC101292247 gene encoding 3-hydroxy-3-methylglutaryl-coenzyme A reductase 1-like, with translation MDVRRRPPLPPRAGGVEPVKQHQRNHPKASDALPLPLYLTNGLFFTLFFTVAYFLLHRWREKIRSSTPLHVVTLSEIVALFSLFASVIYLLGFFGIDFVQSFVHPRAPHDPWNEVVRPTRRQNDVVKGSGSRLVMPINISHLSVPAMPEQEDEEIINSVVSGATPSYTLESNLGDCRRATGIRREALQRTTRRSLEGLPLEGFDYDSILGQCCEMPIGYVQIPVGVAGPLLLNGEELTVPMATTEGCLVASTNRGCKAIYASGGAHCVILKDGMTRAPVVRFNSAVRAAELKFFLEDPENFDSLAIVFSRSSRFAKLQGIKCAVAGKNLYMRFTCSTGDAMGMNMVSKGVQNVLDFLQSDFPDMDVIGISGNFCSDKKPAAVNWIEGRGKSVVCEAVIKEEVVRKVLKTNVAALVELNMLKNLTGSAMAGALGGFNAHASNIVTAVYIATGQDPAQNVESSHCITLMEAINDGKDLHVSVTMPSIEVGTVGGGTQLASQSACLNLLGVKGASKESPGSNSRKLATIVAGSVLAGELSLMSALAAGQLVKSHMKYNRSSKDVSKLAC, from the exons ATGGACGTTCGCCGGCGACCCCCGCTCCCTCCCCGAGCCGGCGGCGTCGAACCAGTCAAGCAGCACCAGAGAAACCACCCCAAAGCCTCCGACGCGCTGCCGTTGCCGTTGTACTTGACGAACGGCTTGTTCTTCACGCTCTTCTTCACCGTCGCTTACTTCCTCCTCCACCGTTGGCGCGAGAAGATCCGCTCCTCCACTCCTCTCCACGTCGTCACGCTCTCCGAGATCGTCGCCCTCTTCTCCCTCTTCGCCTCCGTCATCTACCTCCTCGGCTTCTTCGGCATTGACTTCGTCCAGTCCTTCGTCCACCCCCGCGCTCCCCACGACCCCTGGAACGAAGTCGTTAGGCCGACACGTCGACAAAACGACGTCGTCAAGGGGTCGGGGTCGCGGTTAGTAATGCCTATTAATATTTCTCATCTTTCTGTTCCGGCCATGCCGGAGCAGGAGGACGAGGAGATTATTAACTCCGTAGTGTCCGGAGCGACTCCGTCGTACACTCTGGAGTCGAATCTCGGGGACTGCCGGAGAGCCACCGGCATACGGCGAGAGGCACTGCAGCGGACGACGCGTCGTTCGCTGGAGGGACTGCCTTTGGAAGGCTTCGATTACGACTCCATACTCGGACAGTGCTGCGAGATGCCGATTGGGTACGTGCAGATTCCGGTGGGAGTCGCCGGACCGCTGCTGCTCAACGGCGAGGAGCTCACTGTCCCAATGGCGACCACTGAAGGCTGCCTTGTCGCCAGCACCAACCGAGGCTGCAAGGCCATTTACGCCTCCGGCGGTGCCCACTGCGTCATTCTCAAGGACGGCATGACCAGAGCTCCGGTGGTGAGGTTCAACTCCGCCGTCAGAGCGGCCGAGCTTAAGTTCTTCCTCGAAGACCCAGAAAACTTTGATTCACTCGCCATCGTTTTCAGCAG ATCGAGTAGATTTGCTAAGCTTCAGGGGATTAAATGCGCAGTTGCAGGCAAGAATCTGTACATGAGGTTTACTTGCAGCACTGGAGATGCGATGGGGATGAACATGGTCTCCAAAGGGGTCCAAAACGTCTTGGATTTCCTCCAGAGTGACTTCCCCGACATGGATGTTATCGGCATCTCCG GGAATTTCTGCTCGGACAAGAAACCGGCAGCGGTGAATTGGATAGAAGGGCGAGGTAAATCAGTGGTCTGCGAGGCTGTGATCAAGGAAGAAGTGGTGAGGAAGGTACTGAAGACCAATGTAGCTGCTCTAGTGGAGCTCAACATGCTTAAAAACCTTACCGGGTCTGCAATGGCCGGTGCGCTTGGCGGGTTCAATGCCCACGCTAGCAACATTGTCACCGCAGTGTACATAGCTACCGGCCAGGACCCTGCACAGAATGTGGAGAGCTCTCACTGCATTACATTGATGGAGGCCATAAACGATGGCAAGGACCTTCATGTCTCAGTCACCATGCCTTCCATTGAG GTGGGAACAGTTGGGGGTGGAACACAACTAGCATCACAGTCAGCATGCCTGAACTTACTGGGAGTGAAGGGTGCCAGCAAGGAGTCTCCTGGTTCAAACTCAAGGAAACTAGCCACCATTGTTGCAGGTTCTGTTCTTGCAGGAGAGCTCTCTCTCATGTCAGCCCTTGCAGCAGGTCAGCTAGTTAAGAGTCACATGAAATACAACAGGTCTAGTAAGGATGTGTCAAAACTTGCCTGCTAA
- the LOC101292540 gene encoding uncharacterized protein LOC101292540 yields MAYPQQQNQQPLFSSPFGDTTLTKVFVGGLAWETQSETLRRHFDQYGDILEAVVITDKNTGRSKGYGFVTFRDPDSARRACADPNPVIDGRRANCNLASLGRPRPSFHFHGQLRSPAPILGRVQAPRAASYMGSPGYQHPLSHAYQPGFVYPSYGYTAYGPEYVYPQQGVYGPYMNQQYLQMYGVPGTVNPGVYPYGQVGHSPSGNPGYTTVQSYGIPGHHVVQFTGSNVSGASPVALPTIQTPYPAGIAAPAPGQAQLILPTNSPQFTSSSDQTAG; encoded by the exons ATGGCTTACCCACAACAACAGAATCAACAACCGCTTTTCAGTTCGCCGTTTGGGGACACGACGTTGACGAAGGTCTTCGTCGGAGGGCTGGCCTGGGAGACCCAGAGCGAGACGCTGCGCCGCCACTTCGACCAGTACGGCGATATACTCGAGGCCGTCGTTATCACCGATAAGAACACCGGCCGATCCAAAGGCTATGGCTTT GTGACATTTCGTGATCCCGACTCTGCAAGAAGGGCCTGTGCGGACCCGAATCCTGTCATTGATGGCCGAAGGGCTAACTGTAATCTTGCTTCTCTAGGCCGGCCTCGCCCATCATTCCATTTCCATG GGCAATTGAGATCACCAGCGCCAATCCTTGGTCGTGTGCAAGCTCCAAGAGCTGCTTCTTACATGGGGAGTCCTGGTTATCAACACCCTCTTTCTCATGCTTATCAGCCCGGGTTTGTTTACCCTTCTTATGG GTACACGGCATATGGACCTGAATATGTCTACCCACAG CAGGGTGTCTACGGTCCTTACATGAATCAGCAATACCTTCAGATGTACGGTGTACCGGGGACAGTCAATCCCGGTGTATATCCCTATGGACAAGTAGGTCATTCTCCTTCCGGCAATCCTGGGTATACAACGGTTCAAAGCTATGGAATTCCAGGCCATCATGTAGTGCAATTCACTGGGTCCAACGTCAGTGGAGCATCACCAGTTGCGCTTCCCACAATTCAAACACCATATCCTGCAG GTATAGCTGCACCAGCTCCAGGACAGGCGCAACTGATTCTTCCGACTAATTCTCCTCAGTTCACCAGCAGTTCTGATCAAACTGCAGGATAA
- the LOC101292832 gene encoding LOW QUALITY PROTEIN: trafficking protein particle complex subunit 11-like (The sequence of the model RefSeq protein was modified relative to this genomic sequence to represent the inferred complete CDS: inserted 1 base in 1 codon) translates to MEEYPEEMRSPPVSLVSVVGCPELHSSISTHLHSLDPPINTLAMPDLSKVSHLLXSPKPNPGDSSSASAAAPPAGILKRDWLLKHRTKVPAVVAALISSDRVSGDPAQWLELCSEIDNLKGLLRGRSTKLVLVVVHSSSTEEISEDQMVAVRKRAEVDAKYLLTFYTVEDTQLKQSLFRLASVLSELAATYYRDEGRRIKARIERKSSGPTDLNIRYSFKVAVYAEFRRDWVEALKFYEDAYHTLREVIAGASTRLSAIQRLVEIKTVAEQLHFKIATLLLHGGKIMEAVTWFRQHNASYRKIKGSPEAIFLHWEWMSRQFLVFAELLETSSAAVQSISHLTPGTGDRPLTEWEFRPAHYYQLAAHYLKEKRSSLDFAVSMSEGEIDCSAESVAPSSYLGQFARLIEEGDAFVMQPLTDEEYMRYAISEGKRFQDSFEIIALLKKSCESYNSLKVRRMASFCGFQMAREYYAADDFNNAKLLFDDIASLYRQEGWVTLLWEVLGYLREGSRKHSKVKEFIEYSFEMAALPISADTGIQSFRFEESGPAGPATLQQRETIHKEVFGLVSEKMGLASIENGGDVKISSNNPLHLEIDLVSPLRLVLLASVAFHEQMTKPGSSTLVTLSLLSQLPLTFEIDQLEVQFNQSYCNFVIMDAQKPHVASLTDGQSGRRRETATSLRLSTNKWLRLTYDIKSDQSGKLECTSVIAKMGPHFTICCRAESPASMDDLPLWKFEDRVITYSTKDPALAFSGQRAIQVEEPDPEVDLALGASGPALIGESFIIPVTVTSKGHEVNSGELKINLVDVRGGGLFSPRDAELSTESHHVELVGVSGSEGEDESQLNTDDIKKIQKAFGLVSVPNLKSGDSWSCKLEIKWYRPKPIMLFVSLGYSPDNKESNTQKVNVHKSLQIEGKNAITISHRLMLPFRRYPLLLSRTKPVPDSDQSVSMPLNETSVLIVSAKNCSEVPLQLLSLSIEGDNDDTERSCSLHGGEDLLNPALLVPGEKFKKVYTVTSEMNSSKLILGNVCLKWRRNSGNAEQAGSVAPVITTHRLPDVNLESSPLVVSLECPPYAILGDPFTYFVKIQNQTELLQEAKISLADAQSFVISGSHSDTVYILPKSEHIISYKLVPLSSGAQQLPRFTLTAVRYSTGFQPSIAASTIFVFPSQPQFKMVAVGDDRKESLVAE, encoded by the exons ATGGAGGAATATCCAGAGGAAATGCGGAGTCCACCGGTGAGTCTAGTCTCAGTCGTCGGCTGCCCGGAGCTCCACTCCTCCATCTCCACACACCTCCACTCCCTCGACCCTCCGATCAACACCTTGGCCATGCCGGACCTCTCCAAGGTCTCTCACCTCT CCTCCCCCAAGCCCAACCCCGGCGACTCCTCCTCCGCCTCCGCCGCCGCTCCTCCCGCCGGAATTCTCAAGCGCGATTGGCTTCTCAAGCACCGCACCAAAGTCCCCGCCGTCGTCGCCGCGCTCATCTCCTCGGATCGGGTCTCCGGCGACCCGGCCCAGTGGCTCGAGCTCTGCTCCGAAATCGACAATCTCAAGGGACTCCTCCGCGGCCGCAGCACCAAATTGGTCCTCGTCGTCGTCCACTCCAGCTCCACTG AAGAAATCTCTGAAGATCAAATGGTTGCGGTGAGAAAACGAGCTGAAGTAGATGCCAAGTATCTTCTCACGTTTTACACAGTCGAAGATACTCAGCTTAAGCAATCCCTGTTTAG ATTGGCAAGTGTGCTTTCTGAGCTAGCCGCCACGTATTACAGAGACGAAGGGAGAAGGATTAAAGCGCGCATTGAGAGGAAGAGTTCTGGTCCTACTGACTTGAACATTCGATATTCCTTCAAA GTCGCTGTATATGCCGAGTTCAGAAGAGACTGGGTGGAAGCTTTAAAGTTTTATGAGGATGCTTATCATACGCTACGTGAG GTGATTGCCGGTGCATCGACTAGGTTGTCGGCCATTCAACGCTTAGTGGAGATAAAAACTGTTGCAGAGCAATTGCATTTCAAAATTGCAACTTTGTTATTGCATGGTGGAAAGATTATGGAAGCAGTTACGTGGTTCCGCCAACACAATGCTTCATACAGAAAGATCAAAGGATCACCAGAAGCTATATTTCTTCACTGGGAGTGGATGAGTAGACAGTTCTTGGTGTTTGCGGAGTTGCTAGAGACAAGTTCAGCAGCCGTTCAGAGCATTTCACATCTAACTCCAGGCACTGGAGATAGACCTTTGACTGAGTGGGAGTTCCGGCCAGCTCATTATTATCAG CTAGCTGCTCATTACTTGAAGGAGAAGAGATCTTCTTTGGACTTTGCAGTTTCCATGTCGGAAGGTGAGATTGATTGTAGTGCTGAATCTGTGGCACCATCATCCTATTTGGGCCAGTTTGCTCGATTGATTGAAGAAGGAGATGCATTTGTCATGCAGCC CCTTACTGATGAAGAGTATATGCGTTATGCAATTTCTGAAGGAAAAAGGTTCCAAGATTCCTTTGAAATTATTGCTTTACTAAAAAAATCTTGTGAATCCTACAACAGTCTTAAAGTCAGGAGAATGGCTTCGTTTTGTGGGTTCCAGATGGCAAGAGAATATTATGCTGCAGATGATTTTAACAACGCAAAACTGCTTTTTGATGACATTGCAAGTCTATACAGGCAAGAGGGATGGGTCACTTTGCTGTGGGAGGTATTAGGTTACCTGCGTGAAGGTTCAAGGAAACACAGCAAAGTTAAAGAATTCATAGAATACTCCTTTGAGATGGCTGCACTCCCTATATCAGCTGATACTGGTATCCAGTCTTTCAGATTTGAAGAATCTGGTCCAGCTGGGCCTGCTACCCTCCAACAAAGAGAGACAATACATAAAGAAGTTTTTGGGCTTGTTAGTGAAAAAATGGGGTTGGCATCTATTGAAAACGGTGGTGATGTCAAAATAAGCAGCAACAATCCACTTCACCTTGAAATCGATCTCGTCAGTCCCCTTAGATTAGTACTCCTTGCTTCAGTTGCTTTTCATGAACAGATGACCAAGCCTGGTTCATCCACATTGGTTACATTGTCACTCTTGTCACAGTTACCACTTACTTTTGAGATTGATCAATTAGAAGTCCAGTTCAATCAGTCTTATTGTAACTTTGTCATCATGGATGCCCAAAAGCCTCATGTTGCTTCCTTGACAGATGGTCAATCAGGTCGCCGAAGAGAGACTGCTACATCTTTGCGACTTTCTACAAATAAATGGCTCCGCTTAACATATGACATCAAATCTG ATCAAAGCGGAAAGCTTGAATGCACATCTGTTATTGCCAAAATGGGACCCCACTTTACCATCTGTTGTAGAGCTGAAAGTCCGGCTTCAATGGATGATTTGCCTCTTTGGAAGTTTGAAGACCGTGTGATTACCTATTCGACCAAGGACCCTGCTCTGGCATTCTCTGGCCAGAGAGCGATTCAAGTTGAAGAACCAGACCCCGAAGTGGATCTTGCTTTAGGTGCTTCTGGCCCTGCTTTAATCGGGGAAAGCTTCATAATACCTGTTACTGTCACATCCAAGGGACATGAGGTTAATTCAGGTGAGTTGAAGATCAATCTGGTGGATGTTAGGGGAGGTGGTTTGTTTAGTCCAAGGGATGCAGAACTATCTACGGAGAGTCATCACGTTGAACTTGTTGGTGTATCTGGATCAGAAGGAGAAGATGAATCCCAATTGAATACTGATGACATTAAGAAAATCCAGAAGGCTTTTGGATTGGTTTCGGTTCCTAATCTAAAAAGTGGAGACTCCTGGTCGTGCAAATTGGAAATCAAGTGGTACAGACCCAAGCCAATTATGCTGTTTGTATCATTGGGTTATTCTCCAGATAATAAAGAATCAAACACACAAAAAGTTAATGTGCACAAGAGCTTGCAGATTGAGGGAAAGAATGCAATCACAATTAGCCATCGCCTTATGCTTCCGTTCCGCAGGTACCCGTTGTTGCTTTCTAGGACAAAACCAGTTCCTGATTCTGATCAGTCAGTGTCAATGCCTTTAAATGAAACAAGTGTACTCATCGTTAGTGCTAAGAATTGCTCTGAGGTGCCGCTTCAGTTACTATCATTATCTATCGAAGGAGATAATGATGACACTGAAAGGTCATGTTCTTTGCATGGAGGTGAGGACCTTTTAAACCCTGCCCTTCTTGTTCCAGGAGAGAAGTTCAAGAAGGTGTACACTGTCACTTCTGAGATGAATTCTTCAAAGCTCATATTGGGTAATGTGTGTCTTAAATGGAGAAGGAATTCTGGGAATGCAGAACAAGCTGGTTCTGTGGCTCCAGTTATAACTACCCACAGACTTCCCGATGTGAATCTGGAATCATCACCTCTTGTCGTAAGTTTGGAGTGTCCTCCTTACGCAATCCTTGGTGACCCTTTCACATATTTTGTTAAAATTCAGAACCAAACAGAACTGCTTCAGGAAGCCAAAATTTCCCTGGCAGATGCTCAAAGTTTTGTAATATCTGGGTCTCACAGTGACACCGTATATATTCTTCCAAAATCTGAGCACATCATAAGTTACAAGCTTGTCCCGCTTTCCTCAGGTGCACAGCAGCTTCCCAGATTCACTTTAACTGCAGTCAGATATTCGACTGGTTTTCAGCCTTCAATTGCTGCATCTACTATTTTCGTGTTTCCCTCTCAGCCTCAATTTAAGATGGTTGCTGTGGGAGACGACAGGAAGGAATCCTTGGTGGCTGAATAA
- the LOC101293128 gene encoding RNA polymerase I-specific transcription initiation factor RRN3-like gives MGVELGQDLDMNDDGGYSDYDLALHVKDVLLSVSSGDVVSVENYRELVGRLYRPARHSPDDVAKLVASLKGLSGAASYIDSAVHVGLLNPLFEMSLWNYGPDVMDALIELIISLAASSGKYVDLCLAMLTRHFETPPRFLEKLKLPYGLTKKDQVLSRVHSALKDISEVVPLSPARMVTIVSDHLELYRQKRGTSTHGLVIFVENMLKLEGGALSEVVRVSMLTKVVELLLHLDVEMGSWDKVLQDHGIFQMELEDVDDFSEDFLNDGTEQAREATINGVTLKSSAEKLDTLIVLTFEHLESCEASGRLSEVFKTLLETFRNKVLTTCKSKFVQFVMFYACALDPVNCGEEFATNLVEIFVYDANLTSLRMRAVAYLASYLSRAMFMSASVVAQTLKRLVGWCFNFVKTKKGGVNPENDKLFYAACQAIMYLLCFRMRSLMDDPQSKSLLAGLPLESILSTQISPLKACVPSIVKEFLWQANAAGLITADEFDFDDDLESEYSWVWGGKEELHKLFPFDPCLLRNSDRFIRPNFIYWSMVQRTYDDEDKEGSSDEDGDEAFAVDNEENVMDYEILQCLEEQQFGEVDNALNKMSITPKDSLHSRFGGAVNKPMRMPSQIRPSTSPESL, from the exons ATGGGCGTCGAACTCGGGCAAGACCTCGATATGAACGACGACGGCGGTTACTCCGACTACGACCTAGCTCTGCACGTCAAGGATGTTCTCCTCTCAGTCTCATCT GGCGATGTTGTGTCTGTTGAGAACTACAGAGAGCTCGTCGGTCGTCTGTACCGGCCAGCACGGCACTCTCCCGATGACGTCGCCAAGCTCGTG GCTAGCTTGAAGGGACTGTCCGGCGCAGCTTCTTATATTGACAGTGCTGTACACGTTGGCCTTCTCAATCCG CTTTTCGAGATGAGCTTGTGGAACTATGGGCCTGATGTGATGGACGCGTTGATTGAGTTGATTATTTCCTTG GCTGCTTCAAGTGGGAAGTATGTTGATCTATGCCTGGCTATGCTTACACGCCATTTCGAGACGCCTCCACGTTTCCTGGAGAAGTTGAAGTTGCCCTATGGCCTTACAAAGAAGGACCAAGTTTTATCTCGTGTGCATTCAGCTCTTAAAGATATATCTGAGGTGGTTCCGCTTTCCCCTGCAAGAATGGTGACTATAGTTTCTGATCATCTAGAGCTATATCGCCAAAAGAGGGGAACT AGTACACATGGTCTTGTGATATTCGTAGAGAACATGTTAAAGTTGGAGGGTGGTGCACTTAGCGAAGTCGTTCGAGTTTCCATGCTCACGAAGGTGGTGGAATTGCTGCTGCATTTGGAT GTTGAAATGGGATCATGGGACAAAGTGTTACAAGATCATGGAATATTTCAGATGGAGCTAGAAGATGTGGATGACTTCTCAGAAGATTTCCTGAATGATGGTACAGAG CAAGCAAGAGAAGCAACTATAAACGGTGTAACTTTGAAAAGTTCTGCTGAAAAGTTGGATACCTTGATTGTGTTAACTTTTGAGCACCTTGAATCCTGTGAAGCTAGTGGCCGATTGAGTGAG GTCTTCAAAACTCTTCTCGAGACATTTAGGAACAAAGTTCTGACCACATGCAAGTCAAAGTTTGTCCAG TTTGTGATGTTTTATGCCTGTGCTCTTGATCCTGTAAACTGTGGTGAGGAATTTGCCACAAACCTTGTCGAAATTTTTGTTTACGATGCCAACCTCACATCTCTCAG GATGAGAGCTGTTGCTTACCTTGCTAGCTACTTGTCACGAGCGATGTTTATGTCGGCCTCTGTAGTTGCGCAAACCTTAAAAAG GTTGGTGGGCTGGTGTTTTAATTTTGTCAAAACGAAGAAAGGTGGAGTAAACCCAGAGAACGATAAACTATTTTATGCTGCATGTCAG GCCATCATGTATTTGCTGTGCTTCCGAATGAGATCTTTGATGGATGATCCTCAATCCAAGTCATTGCTTGCTGGTCTACCTTTAGAGTCCATTTTGAGCACTCAAATTAGCCCATTGAAG GCGTGTGTGCCTTCCATAGTGAAGGAGTTCTTATGGCAAGCGAATGCTGCTGGCTTAATCACGGCTGATGAATTTGATTTTGATGATGATCTGGAATCAGAATATTCATGGGTGTGGGGTGGAAAGGAAGAGCTTCACAAGTTGTTCCCTTTTGACCCATGTTTGCTAAGAAATAGTGACAG ATTCATACGGCCCAATTTCATATACTGGTCAATGGTTCAACGAACATATGACGATGAGGACAAAGAAGGTTCCAGCGATGAAGATGGTGACGAAGCTTTTGCGGTTGACAATGAGGAGAATGTGATGGATTACGAGATATTGCAATGCTTGGAGGAACAACAATTCGGTGAAGTCGACAATGCATTAAACAAAATGTCCATCACACCAAAGGATTCGTTACACAGCAGATTCGGTGGTGCGGTAAATAAACCCATGCGAATGCCCTCGCAAATTAGACCGTCCACAAGTCCAGAGTCTTTGTAA
- the LOC101302499 gene encoding F-box protein CPR30-like, translating into MARSCSEDVLSDILSRLRVKSLKRFQCVCKSWYALIRRPSFVTKHLHFHSRQNKNNRSFLLSHSLYICYEFPPDERKDTRFSLVHLEETADDIVSLDWIKFSDNSEQGKKFPDYWYEYIQIFGPRNGIYCLHESSRDHGHVIALMNVSSREFKLVPKPEESIISHTGFRSLAAVEIGFDPKTNDYKVFFFKDCSFLKEGYCQAAVYHLNSNSWKKLSDPLLDHVDLYAGHDFNTDTYVNGNVHWLAFERDPAGHCCGLYILSFDMVGEVLAKIELPADLRINFDETLYAVAVVNESLSLIVYPQILDYLRRERSYTKCFDIWVMKDYGNERSWTKEFTTGPVEDADKLLGIWRNGEFLIKHKKGYTISYDQITQKMEQLCFGEGLYLNKSCIYSESLVSVTGNAPSDYGIVVEDFPFVVTPDVMGRILDNIEKCPSCTRLSSV; encoded by the coding sequence ATGGCGAGATCATGCTCCGAGGATGTGTTGTCCGACATTCTTTCTAGATTGCGTGTAAAATCTCTGAAGAGATTCCAATGTGTCTGCAAATCTTGGTATGCTCTAATTAGGCGCCCAAGTTTTGTCACCAAACACCTCCACTTTCACAGCAGACAGAACAAGAATAATCGTTCCTTCCTGCTCTCTCACTCCCTATATATATGTTATGAGTTTCCACCTGATGAACGAAAAGACACTCGTTTCAGCTTGGTCCATTTAGAGGAAACCGCAGATGATATTGTTTCTCTTGATTGGATCAAGTTTTCAGATAATTCAGAGCAAGGAAAGAAGTTTCCAGATTATTGGTATGAATACATACAAATTTTTGGTCCACGCAATGGGATATATTGCTTGCATGAATCTTCTAGGGATCACGGCCATGTAATTGCGCTGATGAATGTTTCCTCGAGAGAATTCAAGCTAGTTCCAAAACCAGAAGAATCGATTATTTCGCATACAGGTTTTCGATCGCTTGCTGCTGTTGAAATTGGTTTTGATCCTAAAACCAATGATTACAAGGTGTTCTTTTTCAAGGACTGCTCTTTTCTCAAAGAAGGTTATTGTCAGGCTGCAGTATATCATTTAAATTCTAACTCATGGAAAAAGCTAAGTGATCCTTTGCTTGACCATGTTGATCTATATGCTGGTCATGATTTTAATACTGACACCTATGTCAACGGAAATGTTCACTGGTTGGCTTTTGAGCGCGACCCTGCAGGTCACTGTTGTGGTTTGTATATTCTTTCTTTTGACATGGTCGGTGAAGTGTTGGCAAAGATAGAGCTCCCTGCAGACTTGCGGATTAATTTTGATGAAACTCTATATGCCGTTGCAGTGGTCAATGAATCGCTTTCTCTGATTGTTTATCCACAAATTCTAGATTATCTTCGCCGGGAAAGAAGTTACACAAAATGCTTTGACATATGGGTTATGAAGGACTATGGTAACGAAAGATCTTGGACCAAGGAATTCACAACCGGACCAGTTGAAGATGCTGACAAACTACTAGGTATTTGGCGAAATGGCGAGTTTCTTATAAAACATAAGAAGGGATACACCATCTCTTACGACCAAATTACCCAAAAGATGGAGCAGCTTTGTTTTGGTGAAGGGCTTTATCTGAACAAATCTTGTATCTACTCAGAGAGCCTAGTTTCAGTGACAGGGAATGCACCAAGTGATTATGGAATCGTAGTTGAAGACTTTCCCTTCGTCGTGACTCCAGACGTAATGGGGAGAATCTTAGATAATATAGAGAAATGTCCATCTTGTACCCGTTTAAGTTCTGTTTGA
- the LOC101293424 gene encoding ribonuclease S-7-like produces the protein MKSAMLSFLIVLLSVQMLLAANPPPPPPPAVPALDSYKLVIEWPNTFCLVEPQPPCQQHPQSFTLHGLWPQAGGRSLVNCPGSPMEDQTLEANKGDLTKFWPDLRNSDFDKSKSFWRQEWDTHGRCSGKPPADYLTMVFNAVKKYDVQKLLAKNGILPGDPTGHTAAQFEQAIFKETKLHTEIECRTKDSKEYLFQIYFCLTPQGQFKNCPIRYRCANQQIYMPLPPPSP, from the exons ATGAAGTCGGCAATGTTGTCATTTCTCATTGTTTTGCTTAGTGTTCAAATGCTGCTAGCAGCAAATCCACCTCCACCTCCACCTCCAGCTGTTCCAGCTCTTGATTCATACAAGCTGGTCATTGAATGGCCAAACACTTTTTGTCTTGTTGAGCCACAGCCACCATGCCAACAGCATCCACAGTCTTTTACATTGCATGGCCTTTGGCCACAGGCGGGTGGTCGATCGTTAGTGAACTGTCCTGGTTCACCAATGGAAGATCAAACCCTAGAGGCAAATAAAGGTGATCTGACAAAGTTTTGGCCTGATCTTAGGAACTCGGACTTTGATAAGAGTAAAAGCTTTTGGCGTCAGGAGTGGGACACACACGGTCGCTGTTCTGGCAAGCCTCCGGCCGACTACCTTACCATGGTCTTTAATGCAGTAAAAAAGTATGACGTGCAAAAGTTACTTGCAAAGAATG GAATTTTACCAGGTGATCCGACAGGGCATACGGCGGCACAGTTTGAACAGGCAATATTCAAAGAAACTAAACTGCACACAGAGATTGAATGCCGGACGAAGGACTCGAAGGAGTATCTATTTCAAATTTATTTCTGCTTAACACCTCAAGGACAGTTCAAGAATTGTCCGATCCGTTACAGGTGTGCAAATCAACAAATCTACATGCCCTTGCCTCCGCCCAGTCCCTAG